TCGGTCTCGGTTGGTTTAATTTTTTATCAAAATTGAACATCAAAAAGCGTGGGCGCGCTGTATTTTGAAACGAAGGGCTCTGCATGGTCTGGAATGACATGAGTTCGAGGGTCAACAAACTCTTCTGCGTACAAaaaacagttttgctagaactcatctactccctccgttcctaaatacttgtctttctaggcatttcaacaagtgattacatacggagcaaaatgagtgaatctacactctaaaatatgtctacatacatccgtatgtagtagtcatttgaaatgtctagaaagacaagtatttaggaacggaggaagtagatgagatataatttggtctcattcaccttttatagccattggatgtgatgctataagatgcgtgtgtgctgacgtgggttgtatttgttcttgttttcaaagtgaatgagaccaaattatgtctcatctagatgagttctagataCTCCCTACAAAAAATTACTTTGATTGGCCACAAGAAGATATGCATCGGGTTGACGCACGCATTGATTACAAATACCATGGGCCAGTTCATCTTTTTATTTAGAACTGAGGTTTCCAACCCACCTGGGTATCCAAATTATTTCCGCAGAAGAAGCATCCCTTTCTCCTCCTGAATCAGCGGATACGATGCCAAGGCACGGAAATGCGGAATAGTACAGAGCACCAACACGCAATTATAGATTAGAAAAACGCATCATGTCATCACAAGATCAGATAACAGAGACATGGATGGCAGATCGAGTAGTTAAGCCCGTGAAAATCGCTTCAGATTTGACGCCGTAACAGCGACCGCGTCGCGGTAACAAAGCCCGTGAAGAATCGAATCGAATCAGATAGCATATAGTGGTGCTAGCCGGCTAGTCGTGGTAGCAGTAGTACTAGCAGGCACGGATTCCCAGCGATCCTGCGTTCGAGAAGACGGATCGTTCGTTCGTTCGTCCGCCTTTCCTCGCAACGGCGTTGTGGTCGCGACCGTGGCACATGTTGCCACCAGACGGCCGGGCGGGGGTTAATAATTGGGGCGCGCACCATGAGCGAGAGCTAGCGTGGTCACTCGCCTCACGCACTAGGAGTCATCACGCGACTCACAGGCAAGCCGTGTTGGTCATTGCCGCACGGCGGCACCGCGATCTGCGTCGCGCACCGCTCGCTCGTACTGGCATAGGCATCCCAGCAGTATCACTGCCTTGTCCCTCCCGACGGAGTGATCCAATTGAATACCGATACGGCGGGCTCGCCGTGCATGCGGACGTAGTACGTACTCGATCGCCGGGCCGGAGTGGTACTCGTCCTGTACTGGGGGTACCGGTGTCGAGTGGTTTGGACGGCCTAATTTACTTCACTTTACATTACAGAACCCGATCAGGGATCCACTCACTCCGGGCGCGAATTTATGTCATGACGCTCCCTACGGCCTGTACCGCATCAGCTTTGTTCGCCATCAATCGTGGGACATAAAGCGGGCGGGGGTTAACCGTAAAACAACGTGAGAGATACGTGAAGATCGCCGGGATAACAACGACGATGGCTTTCCTTTTCTGCCAAAGTAAAAGGGGCGGTAAACAAACAGCCGGACGCTGCGTGGCCACTAGCGCGGCGGCCATAACGGGGGGGTAGGAGGCTGGATCGCCCGTGCCGTGCCTGCCACCCCAGCCCCACTTTCCAACAGAAAAAACAGGAGGGCCCACCACTCGCGGCTATCACTACGCGGGGACAGCGCCGTGCGCGGCAATTTTCAACCGCTCGGGGCGCGCGTGCCTGCGCCTGGTGCCGTTGCCGGCCGCGGCCTCATGCAGTGCGCGGCCGCTCAttccgccgaccgccgccgtgccGGTGCCCGATTTCCGTAGCTTTTTTCTCTCTGACGCCGCTGCCATGCTCGCGCGTGCCTCCCCACTCTTCTTCAGACCCTGCCCAGCCCACCTGCCTGTAATGTAAAGAAAAATAACAGCCAACCGAGGAGCCACGCCGAAACGGCCGAATCATAAAGCACGGCACAGGACGCGCACTCCTAACCCCGCCGTTGCCGGTGCGGTGCAGAGATGTCACGCTTTGCGCGGGATTTCAGCAACAATGCGGGCCACGCCTCACATCAAATAGACGCCATACGGAGCAGCACAGTGGTTGCGATCACTTGCAGTTTGGTGCGATTATCCAGTCTTATACTCCGCTAATTCGTCATTTCGGTTTTGAAGAGAACATCACAAGCAACCCTCATACAGTACAGTACAGCACAGCACAGCCTTACTAACAGTAATGATCGGAGAAAGAACGTTTAACCATGCATTCACCTTTGCACTTGACGGGCTGGGTAGTATTAACAATGAACTTATATCAATTGAATTCTCCTAGAGGACACGGCGAGGGGTAAATCCTCGGCAGTAAAAAAGGATAAAAAAAACTATGAACAAAAGTTTGAAGAAAGAAAGAATCTAAGTTTCCATTTTAGGACTATTTTCTCCATTCGTTGGAATAAGCTATGGCGCCTTTTGCATTGCTCGGAGCACTCACGGCACGGGATGGACGACCGGGATGGCCCCGAGGACAGCTCTGTCAACACAGGATGGCCTCCACGCTGCCGGTCCTCACGCAATGGCATACCGGGCACGCCAGGGCCACGTCCATGTCGCCGGCGGCGAAGCAGTCGCGGCAGAGGCTCAGATGTCTGCACGGCAGGAGCACCACCGTGGCCGCCCCGAGGTGGCAGCTGTGGCACGCGCGGTCAGGCCCGGCGCGGCGAGGGTCTACGTACGCAGACGAGCACGATTCGGCCgggccggcgtcgccgccggccAGCTCCTCGCAGGATGCCCGCGCCGCGGAGGCGGCCTGCTGGAGCTGCGCGTGAAGGCCGACCGCGGTGGCCTGCTCCGAGAGTGCCTTCGCctgccacgccgccgcctcgttgCGAAGCCGCGCGAGCCGCTCCTCCAGCTCGGCGCCGCGACGCGCCTCGCGCTCCGCCTCCAACGCCTTCTCCCGTAGCCGGCGCGAGGCCGATTTGTCTGCCGCCACCAGAAGTGCCCGGTTGTGGTGGCGCATCCGATCGGCGATGGCCCGACGGAGCTGCTCGCCCTGGTGGATAACGCACGGGCACGTGAGGCCAAGAAACGAGCGCACAGCTACAGTTGGACTGTCGTGGCATGGCCGGAGCCTAGATGAATTACCTGGTCCCGGACGAATTTGTCGAGCTCGTCGC
Above is a window of Triticum aestivum cultivar Chinese Spring chromosome 6B, IWGSC CS RefSeq v2.1, whole genome shotgun sequence DNA encoding:
- the LOC123137814 gene encoding BOI-related E3 ubiquitin-protein ligase 1, producing MAVQAQYPSNLLFHDRGDPERTEMDLPKQQQQQQHQQHPQQLAGVSPAVYFASGGASGNRRKRAREAMAPPPPAKEEYINLFAQQSAPFFNMAQLHNSRVASSPSPAPVTRVSTGLRLALDEQQQRQINSLCYPSSSSPLVPFSDEFAGQMKQHGDELDKFVRDQGEQLRRAIADRMRHHNRALLVAADKSASRRLREKALEAEREARRGAELEERLARLRNEAAAWQAKALSEQATAVGLHAQLQQAASAARASCEELAGGDAGPAESCSSAYVDPRRAGPDRACHSCHLGAATVVLLPCRHLSLCRDCFAAGDMDVALACPVCHCVRTGSVEAILC